The window AGCCTTGATTAGCATATTAGTAATGTCAATTATGTAAAAAGAAGAATCCAAAATCTTGAGTAATCCTTGAGTTTAAATGTCACTTGCAAAAAAATATCAATGTTTAGTTTGAATTGTTGCTGTAATTTTTAGCCAACAACAAATTTCATGATTTTGGAGATACGTTGAATTCTTCTCGAATTCAATTAAAATCATGTAAacaattttcatatttattcaAGTCAAATCGTTTAGGAAAAAGTTGCAAGGTGGTCTAGGGAAACATTATTCCCTTGACAGTCTACAAAAGATGTCGTTTTTGCTTTTCAAAGCTTCGAACATCAAACTAATGCTATCTAGAAACTCTAGCTATCGTTTTACATGTTACATCATTCATAGTAAGCATATCCTAGTGGTTGTTGTTTTGATTCTTTTCatcctttttaactttttttttttttggcgcTTTCTTTAAAAGAACAAGCATAAGTGCATGCTATTATACTTCTTGTAAGAGAGAGCTTGGCAAGATTTGAGAATTTATCTTGTACTTTTATTCCATCTTATTGTATCTTTTAAGATTAGTTGTAGTGGTTTGGTGGAGttttgtacctattgtttttccttcctttttgcATCGAACAGATTTTACATTCACTTTCATCTATTTATAATATGACTTCTCCTCTTCTGTACTTCTCGAGTTCCTTAGCTTCCATTAGGAGCTAAACATCATTTTAGAATTCAAGGATACCTTAAGGATCGGATGAAATAAATGCTCCACATGTGTCCTATTTTACCTTACTCAACACTTAGTTTACCTTTGGTGTTATTGATCTATGcatattttcaattttgattaTCACATATATAGGTTGGCATGTAATGTTGAGTCTAATATCAAAATAGTTAGATAATAAAATGTAAAAAGGTAGCGTGAgtgataattaattaatctttagtTAATACCAAAGCTAATAACTTTCGTAACAGCTTAAGGGACagtagaagagaataacacacaAAACTTTGGtacccagttcggccaatgttGCCTACATCTGGGGAGCTGAGCACAACCCTGATGAGTaacttttattaatatttactTAAGTCAATATATATTAATACAACATGTAAACTCAGTTTAAatatatagtttaaatatatgACTTAATAACATGTGTCTCAACTTCAGACTTTAGGCTCCCCTTGAATGCATGAATCActtttcttcatgatgtctgACTTCAGACTCCCCCTGAATACAAGAGTGAATATCTCTGACAATATCTTTATTCTTTACTATGGATTGCAGTAGCTTCGTATCTTACTATCTCGTCTTTCTCATTACTCATCTACAAACACAGCTTAGATCAAGAAGTCGATAAAACCGGTAGCTTCTGCAGACCACCTCTAATGTGACCAATCTTCTTCAActtatattttttctatttttttcactCAGTGAACATTGTCATGGTaacctatttatacatatatattatatgtataaatcttcttttcttttgaagataaacaagattcctaaaataatgaaaaatcttttatcctttgaatacctcatcctttaattaattcattaatcaaaaATATATCTCATTCATTAATCAAGGATATTTAGTTAAAGATATTCCCAAAAATCTTTTAGAAAAAATCTCCaacaaaatgaattaaaaaaaaatataggacaAACAATTAGAGCCCTAGAAATAGGGTAATGCCTACGATCAATTTCGAATTGGATTTTAACCATCTTAAGTTGTAACTGGTCATAGAAACAAGTGTTTCATTGCATAGTCTCCTGTTCTTTTTTAGGGGAGTTGGTTCCGATTGATTTGGTTAAGTGTCTATTGGGGTATATTGAGGTCACAATCTCTGATCGCATATGACCTAACCCCGCTTGTCTCTAAAAAGAGCAAATTTGCAAGTGCATTTGGTTTTCATATCTTGTTTGGGTGATTGGGTCTAGCTTAACAAAGTAAATGAGAGATCAATCTCATATTGCATTTTTTCTCTACTCTCTTGAAGCATACCAAAACTTAATTAGATTTATTTGGTTAACATACAAATACGTATGGTTGGGTAGTGAATTTTTGTAATTCTTATTTATTCCAAGTATTTAGTAATAATgtaatattttattgataatcattttattatattaatataaaagactgttcaataataattttaataatgatGTCCTGCATCTAATTACAATATCGTTGCACAACTATTAGTATTATTCATTACAACATTTATTGCACCTTTTTAAATATatgcataatatattttttaaaacaacgaataaaaatttattgagtaattataatatgtagcaattttagaataataattaaatatttaaaaacatttttaaaaaaattgcaagtatagcaaaatctattagttcatatcactaataaactttgacagattttgttatattttcaattttttaaaaatgttgctatataagTTAATTTTTTCATTCTAATGTCTATATATGCAACTAAATTTATTGGAGGTAATAATTAACGTTCTTAGGAAGGataaaaaagtaataaataaaCACAAGTATCTATTAATATAACTTTGTTTaacaatttcaaatttaatgATCGTTGGACGTAATAATTAATGATTtcatgataaaatattaaaaaacagTAAAGAATAATAAAGGACCCTTCAGTTACACTGCAGCTAATAATGTTAGTAATAACTTGTGAGACAGCAGAGTAGATTCACAAATGAGACATTGATAACCCAGTTCGTCCAATATTGCCTACATCTGGGGAGCTACGCACAGCTCgaatgagtaattttattaatattcaccaTAAACAccaaaacatcaatatagctGATGTGTAATTCtcaatactataactatatgacacgtgtattaacatcagactccagATCCCTGGAATAAAGAAGACTCCAGTCAACAGCGTCTCAtggtcaggctccccctgagCGTATGCGTGAATCAACTACGAATCAAACTAACCACATATTCATTCTATATATTACTCATATGCAAAACTCAACTTTAGGTAATCATGTTGCTTCAGAAGTCATAAGATCAAGCTACCTTTTGTTATGGCCGCTTCAATGATAAACCGAAAGTTACTTCTGAGCATCAGCAACGaaacttttctctctttttctgcGTAATCCAGCCGGTCTTCAAACCCataaatatacatacatacatatatatatatatatatatatatatatccagaTATGTATAAAACTTGTATCTTTAATAAGATCCCTAAAGAATAGGAACTTATTATATTCTTAAAGATAATTAGAGAGACTCCCaaaatataggagaatcaaatattcattgaatatcttttcttttaaatataaataaatcatttaattaagagatattcttttagacaaagaacaattcaacaaactcccccttttgtctaaaagGAATTTCTTTTCTGGTTCAATACAGCAGTACCACAGAGTCAACTGTTAAGACAACCAGATGATACCAAGTTATGACAGTCGGCATCCAACCAATCATATGTTATAAACCGCAACCTTCAGTTCTTAGTGAAACAGAGGACATTTCATTCAGAAGACAAAAGATTTTATCAAACTACATCTGACACAAAACAAAACCTACAGTCATAAAAAAGAATAGAATCAGAACAACATTATCCATTTCTGCCCAAAACCAACTTAAAACAAAACATCTCACAACATTACATCCATCCACTCCCCCTTTTAACCGGAAAAGTAATGACATCAACTGGAAGATGGTTGCTAACGACTAGTAGATGGTGTCAAAGACTTCAAATGTCGAATGAGAGCATTAACTTCAAATTGACGTTCAGATAATAGATTGGTGAAGTTAGTCAGTGCTCGAGATTCAGCAGTCAAAGAATCAACAATGCGAGCAGCAACCTCACAATCCACAAAGAAACCTTCAGCAGACTCATCCCAGTCAATAGTGTCAAAAATACGTGGGCCACGAGTCAGATGCACATCATGGTCAATATCAGGTACATGACTGCCTTGAAAGAGTCTGTAACTAAGGGTAATTGTTTTAGGTTCAGGTCCAAGAGATCAGTTGCAGTAAGCACAACTCCATTTAAGTGAAGTAGCAGACTGGAGAAAAACCATGGAAGAGCAATTGGAACCTTAACTCCAAAAGAGCCAACATGCCTCAACAGCTGATTGTAAATGAATGCACCCGTATCTATTTTATCATCATTGcaaatttgatataaaaatgTATCTAAAGCAACAGATATGCTGGAGTCATGAGAGGAAGGGAACTAATTAGCAATTTCAATCTTGTGCAGGATGGCATATTTGATGCTGAGAGCAGCTGCATGAATCCCATTTATAGGCCATGTAGACAAGGTCCCACCAGATAAGACAGTAGCTAGAACCTCCTTAGAAGGACATGATGGAGAGCAGCCAATATCAACAGTATTTCCAAGAAAACCATTAATCACAACAGGAGAAATCACAAATTTGAACCCTCTAATATGAACCGTTTGATAATCAGGGCTACTTGGATTATTATATTCATTAGGCAGATTGACAATAAATTCTCTAATTAGCTGGGGATAAAACGAACAAACATTCGAGATAGTTTTTTCCAAACCAACCCTATGGATAAGATCCATGATACTCATACAGGATTGGTGTTTGTCAGAAATATTTACCTCATCAACAATTCTCCGCTGCACCACAAACTTCCAGCGTTGAACATTTTCCCCATGGTGAAAAGAAATTCCATCAATGGGAACAGATGGAATATTTGCATAAATTTTCTTTCTGCCTATTTTGGTAGTGATGTTTCTCCTAACTTgttgagtttttctttttggaggTTGAGAAACTTTAGGAGATTCCGGCCTTCCTTCAGTTGATGGAGCAGTGGGATCATCAGTAGGAGGAGGAATATCTTCTGGAGGTATGTCATCTTGGGTAAAAGAAGCAAACTGATCTTCATTTCGAGAAACACCAAACTGTTCCTCATGTTCAGCAGCAGTGTTACCAGAAATGTGTGCAGGCACAACATCAGGTTTTGAAGCAAGTGATTTTGATCGAGGAGGGTGAACAGAAGGAGAATAACCTGAAGGCATAGCTGGTGAACGTTGAGGGCCTCCTGGAGTAGGAATGAATACCCCTTCTGTTGATGAACTCTCTTGAGAGTGAGTGGAAACCGGGGGATCAGAAGGGAACTTCTCAGAGATAACTGGCCCTGAGGTTTTCTTTAACAATTGAATTAATGGAACATCATCCTGATCATTCGAATCCATATCCGATACAATGGTCTCAGAAGCTCGATGTGCATGCACAGCAGGAGAAACAGGAGTAGAAGACTCACCAACTTCAGGCATAGACTCAGATCGTAAAGATTTCTGCATGCTACTAGAGGCCTCTCCCTGTAATTTTTCAGATGGAAGCCGATAGGATCTTCGGGGTGGAGTGCTTTTAAACCGACGACCTCTTACCCTTGCATGTTGTACCGGAGGAGGCGAAGAAATGACATTAGGTGCGCCTCCAGACCTACTGAGACACAAAAGACCCCTTGCGAGTATTCACCATAGCGAACAAGATTCGAGTAActgaagaaaaaaatttcaactGTTGTATCAACTTCAGTGTGTGTGATGAACAAGATAAACTTAGTTTAAATAGCAGAAATAGTTTAAATAATCAGAAATTAAAAGCCTATTAGTACAAAAAGAAACACTTCATCTGCCGAAAAGACATCCATTTAATCCTGAAACGGTGCTGACACCTCTAAAATTTTGCAACGTAAAGACATGCGCCATCTTTATTGTTGGCCATGAAGTTAAGTGCAACACACTCCTAAACCAGCACGTAAGTATTCGAATGAGTTCACATCTAGAGGTTTAGTGAAAATATCGGCTAATTGTAAGTTGGAACGAATATAATGAAGCCTAATTactttatcttcaacaaattcACGAATAAAGTGATGTCTTATGTCAATGTGCTTTGTTCGACTATGTTGAACAGGATTCTTCGATATATCAATTGTGCTCATATTTTCACAATACAACGTCATAGTGTCCTGATCAAAGCCATATTCATGCAATATATTTTTCATCCAAATCAACTGTCTGCAAGCACTACCTGCTGCTATATATTCAGCTTCAGCTGTAGATAAAGAGACAGTTTTATTTCTTACTTAACCAAGAAATTAAATTGTTTCCTAAAAAGAAACATCCTCCAAACGTACTTTTACGATCATCAGCTGAACCTGCCCAGtcagcatcacaatatccaacaagAGTGGGGGTGGTATCATAGGAATACATCATTCCAAAGTCACTAGTCTCATGAACATACTCAAGAATTCGTTTAACAGCTTCTAGGTGAGAGATGCCGAGATCCGCCTGATAACGAGCACATATTCCCACAGCATAAGATATGTCAGGTCGACTTGCAGTTAAATATAATAAGCTGCCTTATATACTCCTATAGAGTTTGTGATCAACTTCAGCATCATCAGTGTCTCTTGTAAGTTTAACATGTGTCGCAGCTGGAGTCCGCTTATTTCGAGCCTGTTCCAAACCAAACTTTTTAACCATATTCTTGGCATACTTTTCCTGAGATATGAAGATGCCGTCATTCTTTTGCTTAATTTGAAGACCCAAAAAGCATGAAAGTTCTCAAACCATGTTCATTTCGAATTTTGACTGCATGAtgttaatgaaattatttactaGATCTTGAGGAAAACCTCCAAAaatgatgtcatcaacataaattttaGCAACTAAAAGTTAATCAGATTTCCTGTGTATAAACAAGGTCTTGTCAATTTTTCCTCTAAAATATCCTTTACCTCTCAAGTAAATAATTAGTCGTTCATACCAAGCTCACCAAGCTCTCGGAGCTTGCTTTAGCCCATATAAAGCTTTGTTGAGCTTATACACATGCTTCAGATGCTCAGAATCAACAAAACCTTTTGGTTGAGCAACATAGACCTCTTCATTCAAATATCCATTTAAGAAAACACTCTTTACATCCATCtgatacaatttaaatttcTGTATGCATGATATTCCAAGTAATAATCGAATGGCTTCAAGTCGAGCAACAGGAGCAAACGTTTCATCAAAGTCAATACCTTCAACTTGAGTATACCCTTGAGCTACTAATCTGGCTTTATTTTTCGTCACACATCCAGCTTCACCAGTCTTATTTTTAAACACTCATTTGGTACCAATAACATTTACATCTTCTGGCTTTGAAACTAACGTCCAGACATTGTTTCGTCTGAATTGGAGTAGCTCCTCTTGCATAGCATTTAGCCAACCACTCATCCTTGAGAGCAGAGTCAACAGTAGAAGGTTCAATGGTGGAAGTATAACATAAATCAACAACCATCTTCATGTAATCaatcttttctttccttctagTCTGCATCCCAGCTGACGGATCACCTATAATAGAGCTTGCTGGATGATTTTTCTTCACATGAGCAGATGGAATTAGTTCTGATTTTTTAGTGATAATTTCTTATGAtgattttttcaaacttttgccTGGATCATCAGATGGATTATCAGCTTTAGAAACTTCTACAGTACTCGTAGTTCTAGCTAAGATATAACATGCCCCAGCTTTAGAAACTTCTACAGTACTCCCAGATCTGTTATTGAAGACTCTATAGGCCCGACTGTTCTGAGAGTACCCGAGAAAGATTCCTTGTTCTGACCTTGCATCCCATTTCTGACGTTATTCCCTGTCAGCTAAGATATAACATGTACTTCCAAACACATGGAAGTGTTTAACATTTGGCTTTCTCTCTTTCCAAAGTTCATAAAGAGTAACAGTCGTTTCAGTTCTAATAGTTACCCTGTTATGAATGTGACAGACAGTATTTACAGCTTCTGCCAAAAAACATAGAGGTAAATTTATGGCATGTATCATAACACGTGCCATTTCTTGTAACGCCATGTTCTTTCTTTCTactacaccattttgttgaggagttatAGTTGCAGAAAATTCATGGTTCATTCCTTCTAACAGACAAAAACTGTTAAAGCCTTCATTATCAAACTCTTTACCGTGATCACTTTGGATCCTCGTTatcttcttccatttttcaCGTTGTAGCTTCAAACACAGTTTTTTGCATATTTCAACAATATCTGTTTTTCCTTTGAGAAAGCAAACCCAAGTATATCTTGAGTAATCATCAACTACAACCAGCACATACCTCTTTCCTCCCAGACTTTCTGTTTGCATTGGACCTATGAGATTCATATGTAACAATTCCAAGACTCTATTTGTATAACATTCTTTCAGACTTTTATGAGTAGACCTTGTCTGCTTGCCAATTTGACAATCTCCACAGAAGAATTTTCCATTTACGTCTAAATTAGGAATTCCCACAATTGcttcatttttaataattttttccaAGCTTCTCATACTGACATGCCCCAGCTTTTTATGCCATCGTCATGTTTGATCTGATCTTGTCAACTGACAGGTGTCTGACGTATTTTGGGTTCCAATGATAACAGTTATCAGTCTGTCGTTTACCACTCATACAAATCtgattttctttattcatcACAACACAACCAATATAGCTTTAAGAATACTTGCAGAGGCCACAAATCCCAACCTATATCTATGAGAACCATTATGTCCAGACTTAAGTATTGAATCTAGATTCTCCATTTCTGAGTTTAGCATTTTAACGGATTTTAAAATATGATCATTCTCATTCTGAACTTCTCTCAGTTTTAACTTTAGAGGAGATATTACAGACATCAAACGTTCATTTTCTTCTATAAGATCTTGGATCCTTTCCTTTTGTATTGCCCTTGCTTCACAATCTTCTTTCCATGGAGCTTCAAGCTTCTCAATTGTCAGTTCATCATTTTTGCTTTCTTCAGAATCAGAACATTCACTTTCATCATCAGTGTTTTTATCAGTAATTCGTATTGTGAAAGCATTTATGTTGTCGTCATCATCTCTACTATCACCAGATTCTTCATCTGACAGTGCGACACGAAagtttttcttctattttttcagGAATGTGGGACATTCTGCCTGATAATGACTAACTCCTCTACATTCTCTACACCTTAAAATCCTTCTGTCACCttcctttttcttgatataaCCATCACTTCTTCTATCAGAATTTTCATTGTTCCTCCTGGTAATGCCATCATCATTCCTTCTTTGATACTGATTAGAAGTTTGAACATTCATACATGTGAgatttgtattttttaattttcgaaGGGAATTTGTGAATTGTTTTGTTAATAAGGCTATTGACTCATTCATGTTTGCTTCAGTGTCACTTACAGCCTCCTCACTTACATGTGTGGATTTAAAAGCAATTCTCTTGTctttcttactttctctatcAGCAGTGGCCATCTCAAACATAAGCAACGAACCAAACAATTCATCAAGTTTTAGCGTTGTAATATCATGAGCTTCTTCAATGGCATTAactttcatatcaaattttttGGGCAAGGATCGAAGTACTTTCCGCATTATTTTAGAGTCAAGTATTTTTTCACTTAGCAGCAAGGATTCATTTGCGATTTCAAGCACTCTCTTATTGTAATCAAGCACTGATTCATCCTCGGTCATTCTTAATGCCTCAAACTTAGATGTTATCAACTGTAATCTTGAAATCTTTACTTTGGAAGTACCTTCATACGCTACCTCCAAGGTTTTCCAAGCTTCTTTGGCTGTACTGCAAGAATTTATTAACTTGAAAACGTTCAGGTCAACACCATTAAATATCGCGTTAAGTGCTCTAACATTCCCAACAGAAGCTTGCTCTTCAGCATCGGTCCAATCAACTTCAGGTTTTGGAACCGAAACACCATTCACGATAATCATAGGAGGATCATAACCCGCCACAAGAGCTCTCCAAGCTTTTCCATCTAACGTCTTAATAAAGAAGATCATCCGAGGTTTCCAATATGAGTAGTTTTTACCATCTAAAATAGGAGGACGAGATGCAGATGGTTCttctctgattatctccatgatctctcaacccgctctgataccaaatgaaaAACAGTAAAGAATAATCAAGGACCCTTTAGTTACGAGTGCAACTAATAATGTTAGTAATAACTTGTGAGATAGCATAGTAGATTGACAAATGAAACTTTgataacccagttcggccaatattgCCTACACCTCGGGAGTTGCGCACAGCTcggatgagtaattttattaatattcaccaTAAACACCCAAACATCAATATAACTTACGTGTACTTCTCAATACTATAACCATACGACATGTGTATTAACAtcagacttcaggctccccctgtaATGAAGAAGACTCCCGTCAACAGCGTCTGATGG is drawn from Cucumis melo cultivar AY chromosome 11, USDA_Cmelo_AY_1.0, whole genome shotgun sequence and contains these coding sequences:
- the LOC127144011 gene encoding uncharacterized protein LOC127144011 isoform X2, which encodes MEIIREEPSASRPPILDGKNYSYWKPRMIFFIKTLDGKAWRALVAGYDPPMIIVNGVSVPKPEVDWTDAEEQASVGNVRALNAIFNGVDLNVFKLINSCSTAKEAWKTLEVAYEGTSKVKISRLQLITSKFEALRMTEDESVLDYNKRVLEIANESLLLSEKILDSKIMRKVLRSLPKKFDMKVNAIEEAHDITTLKLDELFGSLLMFEMATADRESKKDKRIAFKSTHYQRRNDDGITRRNNENSDRRSDGYIKKKEGDRRILRCRECRGVSHYQAECPTFLKK
- the LOC127144011 gene encoding uncharacterized protein LOC127144011 isoform X1; amino-acid sequence: MEIIREEPSASRPPILDGKNYSYWKPRMIFFIKTLDGKAWRALVAGYDPPMIIVNGVSVPKPEVDWTDAEEQASVGNVRALNAIFNGVDLNVFKLINSCSTAKEAWKTLEVAYEGTSKVKISRLQLITSKFEALRMTEDESVLDYNKRVLEIANESLLLSEKILDSKIMRKVLRSLPKKFDMKVNAIEEAHDITTLKLDELFGSLLMFEMATADRESKKDKRIAFKSTHVSEEAVSDTEANMNESIALLTKQFTNSLRKLKNTNLTCMNVQTSNQYQRRNDDGITRRNNENSDRRSDGYIKKKEGDRRILRCRECRGVSHYQAECPTFLKK